The following are encoded in a window of Impatiens glandulifera chromosome 5, dImpGla2.1, whole genome shotgun sequence genomic DNA:
- the LOC124940692 gene encoding probable arabinosyltransferase ARAD1 → MGRKSILKPVLTALLFIVACYASFNAFYYPNPGNLDSTLSMKNKPKKIIIIKSPVKVYMYDLPRRFTYGVIESYSAVRHQGPVNVHGSSALPKYPGNQYSAEWYLFADLKRPDRFVSVHGSGSPIERVLDPEKADLFYVPFFSSLSLVVNQIKSGSGHAVYSDEETQEGLVEWLEKQVYWKRNNGWDHIFVCEDPSALNKVVDRIKNGILLVSDFWRLRQDQGSLVKDVILPYSHRIRTFDGEVGVESRKSLIFFMGNRYRKEGGKIRDMLFQILEKEDDVIIKHGVQSIESRRIASQGMHTSKFCLHPAGDTPSACRLFDAIVSLCIPIIVSDYIELPFEDIINYRKIAIFVDTNTALKPGFLVNFLRNEVSSERIVEFQKEMKKVKHYFEYDDPNGTVNQIWRQVSQKLPLIKQMIHRERRRIKKYLAEPDCSCLCSNHTEAVINM, encoded by the exons ATGGGCCGTAAATCAATCCTGAAACCTGTATTGACAGCATTGCTTTTTATCGTTGCTTGTTATGCCTCCTTTAATGCATTCTACTATCCAAATCCGGGCAATCTAGATTCCACTCTTTCAATGAAGAACAAACcaaaaaagattattattattaagtccCCAGTTAAGGTCTATATGTACGATCTTCCGAGAAGATTCACATATGGGGTTATCGAAAGTTACTCAGCCGTTCGCCACCAGGGGCCTGTGAATGTTCATGGGTCTTCAGCATTGCCAAAGTATCCAGGAAATCAGTACTCAGCAGAATGGTACTTGTTTGCAGATTTGAAACGACCAGACCGTTTTGTTTCTGTTCATGGTTCTGGTTCTCCAATAGAGAGGGTGTTGGATCCAGAAAAGGCAGATTTATTTTATGTACCATTTTTCTCAtctttgagtttggttgtgaatcAGATTAAGTCTGGTTCTGGACATGCAGTGTATAGTGATGAGGAAACACAAGAGGGGCTTGTTGAGTGGCTTGAAAAGCAGGTTTACTGGAAGAGGAATAATGGATGGGATCATATATTTGTATGTGAAGATCCTAGTGCCTTGAATAAGGTTGTGGATAGAATTAAGAATGGGATTTTGCTTGTTTCTGATTTTTGGAGATTACGTCAGGACCAGGGTTCATTGGTGAAAGATGTGATATTGCCTTACTCGCATCGTATTAGAACCTTTGATGGGGAAGTTGGTGTTGAGTCGAGAAAGTCTCTAATCTTCTTTATGGGGAATCGCTATAGGAAGGAG GGTGGGAAAATTCGCGATATGCTTTTTCAGATTCTTGAAAAAGAAGATGACGTGATTATAAAGCATGGTGTACAATCGATTGAAAGTCGACGAATAGCTTCACAGGGTATGCATACATCGAAGTTTTGCTTACATCCTGCTGGTGATACTCCATCGGCCTGTCGACTTTTTGATGCAATTGTGAGTCTTTGTATTCCAATTATAGTTAGTGACTACATTGAGCTGCCCTTCGAAGATATCATAAATTACAGGAAAATTGCTATATTTGTGGATACAAATACAGCTCTGAAACCAGGTTTCTTGGTTAACTTTCTTAGAAATGAAGTCAGCTCAGAAAGGATTGTGGAGTTTCAAAAGGAGATGAAAAAG GTAAAACACTATTTTGAATACGACGATCCAAACGGAACAGTAAATCAAATATGGCGACAAGTGTCTCAAAAGCTCCCTCTTATCAAGCAGATGATCCATCGCGAAAGACGCCGCATTAAGAAGTATTTGGCTGAACCCGACTGCTCGTGTCTTTGTTCAAACCATACCGAAGCAGTGATAAATATGTGA